The following proteins come from a genomic window of Flavobacterium eburneipallidum:
- the pepT gene encoding peptidase T, whose product MQNIIDRFVSYVTIDTESDSNSETTPSTQKQWDLANKLVEELKTIGLEEVTINDKAYIMATLPSNVDHEVPVIGFISHFDTSPDFTGANVKPQIIPNYDGKDIVLNTEKNIILSPNYFKDLLQYKGQTLITTDGTTLLGADDKAGITEIVTAMEFLIQNPEIKHGKIRIGFTPDEEIGRGAHHFDVEKFGAEWAYTMDGSQVGELEYENFNAAGAKITFKGKSVHPGYAKGKMINSMLIANDFINELPKGETPQETRGYEGFFHVHHLTGSIEETVLELIIRDHNKKKFEKRKELITKIAKKINKKFTKQFGEDIVIAEINDQYYNMKEKVLPVKHIVDIAEKAMKEVGVKPIIKPIRGGTDGSQLSYKGLPCPNIFAGGHNFHGKYEYVPVESMQKAVEVIVKITELTAIPK is encoded by the coding sequence ATGCAAAATATCATAGACCGCTTTGTAAGCTACGTTACCATTGACACCGAATCGGATTCGAATTCTGAAACTACACCAAGCACGCAAAAACAATGGGATTTAGCCAATAAATTAGTCGAGGAACTAAAAACCATTGGATTAGAAGAAGTAACGATTAACGACAAAGCCTACATCATGGCGACTTTGCCTTCTAATGTGGATCATGAAGTTCCTGTAATTGGTTTTATTTCGCACTTTGATACTTCGCCAGATTTTACGGGAGCGAATGTAAAACCGCAAATTATTCCGAATTATGATGGCAAAGACATTGTCTTGAATACCGAAAAAAACATCATTTTATCGCCCAATTATTTCAAAGATTTATTGCAATACAAAGGTCAAACCCTTATAACCACTGACGGAACAACACTTCTAGGTGCCGATGATAAAGCTGGAATTACCGAAATTGTAACCGCAATGGAATTCCTGATCCAAAACCCCGAAATCAAACATGGAAAAATTAGAATTGGTTTTACGCCTGACGAGGAAATTGGTCGTGGTGCGCATCATTTTGATGTAGAGAAATTTGGAGCAGAATGGGCTTACACTATGGACGGAAGTCAGGTGGGCGAATTGGAATATGAAAATTTCAATGCGGCTGGAGCCAAAATCACTTTCAAAGGAAAAAGCGTTCATCCAGGTTATGCCAAAGGAAAAATGATTAACTCGATGTTGATTGCCAATGATTTTATCAACGAATTACCCAAAGGAGAAACACCTCAAGAAACCAGAGGATACGAAGGTTTTTTTCACGTGCATCATCTAACGGGAAGTATCGAAGAAACCGTTTTGGAATTGATCATCAGAGATCACAACAAGAAAAAATTCGAGAAACGAAAAGAATTAATTACCAAAATAGCCAAAAAAATCAACAAAAAATTTACCAAACAATTTGGCGAAGACATCGTTATTGCAGAAATAAACGACCAATATTACAATATGAAAGAAAAGGTTTTACCCGTAAAACATATTGTAGATATTGCCGAAAAAGCAATGAAAGAAGTAGGTGTTAAACCCATCATCAAACCCATTCGTGGCGGAACTGATGGCAGTCAATTATCATACAAAGGTTTGCCTTGCCCAAACATCTTTGCTGGAGGTCATAATTTTCACGGAAAATACGAGTATGTTCCTGTAGAAAGTATGCAAAAAGCGGTTGAAGTCATCGTAAAAATCACTGAATTAACAGCCATTCCAAAGTAA
- a CDS encoding putative Ig domain-containing protein, translating to MKRKITYLIQKGIFGMVQKTFLFFVFLFTSVSFAQQWDYLGKENDLSTLVSAYTTVAVINESGTDVPYVGFAENSPAPASNAVLPGPGLLVVKKRLADGTWQQVGQNISNSGLYMRIYANNLNELFVAYIDATNSSKLAVRKYNAGTNSWDALGGNSANLLVSTGSAHSNYVSNTFNGLQRLSMSFDANNVPYVIYSEPLNVVTVKRFNSTTLSWEVVGNDTTVIGVSGSIAFIGSDIYMSYLGLTAVGANGGSLKLFKLNTATNIWDSIAVPVAATGATSLTSMRHPVMIANTSTTLCFAYMNTNATLAGSAGSNRTFIAYYDSAAASGSEWSGYIALGSSTSTNISLVKDSANNVYCSFLDGITSSGFFNTQRVRFQKAGTTVWADLKNPSVTRGIDEPAGWSAIGIANGSTTPHIVYTKGTTASGVVTPVVRKYNAPISAPVITSYSFATSTATPPVVTLTINGSNFTGTTDISLNSTSANGVPSPFTVVNDTQITYVVPGATVAPTLSQITVTTPNGTATLNATPPSALTYAAYPAIYNGNPIVVSSVTPSDLLLYSIAPALPTGLSINRGNGTISGQSTTVAASTAYVVTATNSFGTTTATVTFETLGTAPSGLTYAPAVSASYTVGTTITPLVATTTNGTGATYTVIPALPAGLVLNSATGEISGTPTAAADFKNYEVKATTSAGFTSRVIAFSVTSSLSTSDFVNGNQVTLYPNPTANGIVTVDYPSAFSGAKLTIINTLGQVIFQTTVGDTTHAIETSGLHSGLYFVKLESSNNSVVKKLVLK from the coding sequence ATGAAAAGAAAAATTACTTATTTAATTCAAAAAGGAATATTTGGCATGGTTCAAAAAACCTTCCTTTTTTTTGTTTTTTTATTTACTTCAGTATCCTTTGCTCAACAATGGGATTATTTAGGTAAAGAGAATGATTTATCAACTTTAGTTTCTGCTTATACAACAGTAGCGGTTATTAACGAAAGCGGAACAGACGTGCCTTATGTGGGATTTGCTGAAAATTCCCCTGCGCCTGCAAGTAATGCTGTTTTACCTGGCCCAGGCCTTTTGGTTGTTAAAAAACGTTTAGCCGATGGTACATGGCAACAAGTTGGACAAAACATTTCTAATAGTGGATTGTATATGCGCATCTACGCTAATAATTTGAACGAATTGTTTGTAGCATATATAGATGCAACCAACTCATCTAAATTGGCAGTAAGAAAGTACAATGCTGGTACTAATAGTTGGGATGCCTTGGGCGGTAATTCTGCTAATCTTTTAGTTTCAACTGGAAGTGCACATTCTAATTATGTTTCAAATACATTTAATGGTTTGCAAAGATTGTCAATGTCATTTGATGCTAATAACGTGCCTTATGTAATTTACAGCGAACCTCTCAATGTTGTTACAGTTAAAAGATTTAATTCTACAACTTTATCTTGGGAAGTGGTAGGAAACGATACTACTGTTATTGGGGTTTCAGGAAGTATAGCTTTTATAGGAAGTGATATCTATATGTCGTATCTAGGTCTTACAGCTGTTGGTGCTAACGGTGGTTCATTAAAATTATTTAAGTTAAACACTGCAACAAATATATGGGACTCAATTGCGGTTCCAGTTGCGGCAACTGGTGCTACATCTTTGACTAGTATGAGACATCCAGTAATGATTGCCAATACTAGTACTACTTTGTGTTTTGCTTATATGAACACTAATGCAACTTTAGCTGGTAGTGCTGGGTCAAACAGAACTTTTATCGCTTATTACGATTCAGCTGCGGCTAGCGGTAGTGAATGGTCTGGATATATTGCGTTAGGTTCTAGTACTTCAACCAATATTAGCCTTGTTAAAGATAGTGCTAATAATGTATATTGTTCTTTCTTGGATGGAATTACTAGTTCTGGTTTTTTTAATACACAAAGAGTACGTTTCCAAAAAGCAGGAACTACAGTTTGGGCAGATTTAAAAAATCCATCAGTAACTCGTGGAATTGATGAGCCTGCGGGTTGGTCGGCTATCGGTATTGCTAATGGTTCGACTACTCCTCACATTGTTTACACAAAAGGTACTACTGCTTCAGGAGTTGTTACACCTGTGGTGCGAAAATACAATGCTCCGATTAGCGCCCCGGTAATAACTAGTTATTCATTTGCAACATCAACAGCAACACCTCCTGTTGTTACACTCACTATCAATGGTTCTAATTTTACAGGAACAACTGATATTTCATTAAATAGTACTTCTGCAAATGGTGTACCATCACCTTTTACAGTAGTGAACGATACACAAATAACGTACGTAGTGCCTGGTGCAACTGTTGCACCTACGCTCTCTCAAATAACAGTAACAACTCCTAATGGTACTGCTACGCTAAACGCAACTCCACCATCAGCACTTACCTATGCAGCTTATCCTGCAATTTATAATGGTAACCCTATTGTTGTATCAAGTGTAACACCATCTGATCTTTTGCTTTATTCCATAGCTCCTGCACTTCCAACTGGTTTATCAATTAATAGAGGTAATGGTACTATTTCAGGTCAGTCAACAACTGTTGCAGCCAGTACAGCATATGTAGTAACTGCTACAAATTCATTTGGTACTACTACAGCTACTGTAACTTTTGAAACACTAGGTACTGCACCTTCTGGTTTGACTTATGCTCCAGCAGTATCTGCTTCTTATACAGTAGGTACCACAATTACACCACTTGTAGCAACAACAACAAATGGAACTGGTGCTACATATACTGTAATTCCAGCGCTACCAGCTGGTTTAGTATTAAATTCAGCTACTGGAGAGATTTCAGGTACTCCAACTGCTGCTGCTGATTTTAAGAATTATGAAGTTAAAGCGACTACTTCAGCAGGTTTTACTTCTAGAGTTATTGCTTTTTCAGTTACTTCAAGTTTGTCAACTAGTGATTTTGTAAATGGTAATCAAGTGACTTTATACCCAAACCCAACTGCAAACGGAATAGTTACTGTGGATTATCCTTCTGCTTTTAGTGGTGCAAAATTAACTATTATCAATACTTTAGGTCAAGTGATTTTTCAAACTACTGTTGGTGATACAACCCATGCAATTGAAACTTCTGGATTGCATTCAGGACTTTATTTTGTAAAACTTGAAAGTTCTAATAATTCCGTAGTGAAAAAACTAGTATTAAAATAG